The segment AAAAAATCGGGATTGGCCAAAACGGCCAACCCCGAAAAATTCAATCAACAATAAACGAGCCCCTTAGCGACGGCGACGCAGCACAAAGGCAAACGCACCTAAACCAAGCAAGGCTGTGGATGTCGGTTCTGGAACTGGAATAGTAACCAAGTTATATGCAGCATTATTACCCGCTCCAAAATCATAATTAAAATTACCATGCTCACCAATTACTACAGACCCAGTAGAAGCAGCCCCCTCGGCAACAACAGCATCTGTGTTATTACCCGGATCTTCAAGAAATAGACCTGTTCCGTTAACATCTCCATGGTAGTAGACAAAAAATTGGTCTGATAGACTTAAATCACTACCATTACCAATAACTGTATATATAGGTTGGCCTGCCAAAGAAGATGTATCACCAGCATCTTCGAATGAAGCCGACCATACACCATCAAATCCTGCAGCCCCCATAGTTCCTGATGATAACTCATCAAATGCCGAAGCCATAGCAGTGCCATCAGTCAAAGCTTGAATATCAGCTATTGACATAGAACCAAACGAACCGATAGCAACAAAACCAGAGCCATCTGCAATAACATTGCCTGCATTATCGACAATAGCGCTTGTAGTAGCATCATAATCTACATAATTCGTTCCATTAATCGAAATCGCAGCATTTCCAACTACTGTCGAAGCTACTAGAAACGAGGACAGAGCCAGCGTATAATTAATACTTTTCATATTGATCTGTGTTTTTAACATAAACAGAATTAGAGATTTTCGTAGCCTGATGGAGGCAAAAGCTTGAGGTTAAACTCTCTTGTTCCATAACGGTTAATGATAAATGCACTAGGAAGCTCCACCGATGACTGGTCTGTATTGCCGGCTCCAACTTTTCTCCAACCGACACCAAAAATGCCTCCCGTTGAATAAAAATAAGTTTCAAATCCACCGTCGGGCTTACGCAACATGACCTGATCAGCCTTAGCAAACGATGTGGCCCCAGTCAAAACTTGACTCATTCCACTAGATTCAAAAGTGCTCCCAACAGGGTATACTC is part of the Oceaniferula marina genome and harbors:
- a CDS encoding PEP-CTERM sorting domain-containing protein, which codes for MKSINYTLALSSFLVASTVVGNAAISINGTNYVDYDATTSAIVDNAGNVIADGSGFVAIGSFGSMSIADIQALTDGTAMASAFDELSSGTMGAAGFDGVWSASFEDAGDTSSLAGQPIYTVIGNGSDLSLSDQFFVYYHGDVNGTGLFLEDPGNNTDAVVAEGAASTGSVVIGEHGNFNYDFGAGNNAAYNLVTIPVPEPTSTALLGLGAFAFVLRRRR